The Camelina sativa cultivar DH55 chromosome 14, Cs, whole genome shotgun sequence genome includes a window with the following:
- the LOC104742074 gene encoding annexin D1 — translation MATLKVSDSVPAPSEDAEQLRTAFEGWGTNEDLIISILGHRSAEQRKQIRQSYHETYGEDLLKTLDKELSNDFERAILLWTLEPAERDALLTNEATKRWTSSNQVLMEVACTRTSTQLLHARQAYHARYKKSLEEDVAHHTTGDFRKLLVPLVTSYRYEGDEVNMTLAKQEAKLIHEKIKDKHYTDEDVIRILSTRSKAQINATFNRYQDDHGEEILKSLEEGDDDDKFLSLLRSTIQCLTRPELYFVDVLRSAINKTGTDEGALTRIVTTRAEIDLKVIGEEYQRRNSIPLEKAITKDTRGDYEKMLVALLGEDDA, via the exons atggcgaCTCTTAAGGTTTCTGATTCTGTTCCTGCTCCATCTGAAGATGCTGAGCAATTGAGAACTGCTTTTGAAG GATGGGGTACCAACGAGGATTTGATCATATCAATCTTGGGTCACAGAAGTGCTGAACAGAGGAAACAGATCAGGCAATCATACCATGAAACCTACGGCGAAGACcttctcaagacccttgacaaGGAACTCTCAAACGACTTCGAG AGGGCTATCTTGTTGTGGACTCTTGAACCCGCTGAGCGCGATGCCTTATTGACTAATGAAGCCACCAAAAGATGGACTTCAAGCAACCAAGTGCTTATGGAAGTAGCTTGCACAAGGACCTCAACGCAGCTGCTTCACGCTAGGCAAGCTTACCATGCTCGCTACAAGAAGTCCCTTGAAGAGGACGTTGCTCACCACACTACCGGTGACTTCAGGAAGCTTTTGGTTCCTCTTGTTACCTCATACAGGTACGAAGGGGATGAAGTGAACATGACATTGGCAAAGCAAGAGGCTAAGCTGATCCATGAGAAAATCAAGGACAAGCACTACACCGATGAGGATGTCATTAGAATCTTGTCCACAAGGAGCAAAGCACAGATCAATGCTACTTTCAATCGCTACCAAGATGATCATGGCGAGGAAATCCTCAAGAGCCTTGAGGAAGGAGATGATGACGACAAGTTCCTTTCACTGTTGAGGTCTACTATTCAGTGCTTGACAAGACCAGAGCTTTACTTTGTGGATGTGCTTCGTTCAGCAATCAACAAAACTGGAACCGACGAAGGAGCTCTCACTAGAATTGTGACCACAAGAGCTGAGATTGACTTGAAGGTCATAGGAGAGGAGTACCAGCGCAGGAACAGCATTCCTTTGGAGAAAGCCATCACCAAAGACACTCGTGGTGATTACGAGAAGATGCTTGTCGCACTTCTTGGTGAAGATGATGCTTAA